The Arvicola amphibius chromosome 4, mArvAmp1.2, whole genome shotgun sequence genome includes the window TTTGCCCCTGACATACCTGGTGGGGGGCCTGTGTTTTCCAGCTTGGGGACCGTTATCATTTGGCATCCATCCAACCCCACTCATCTATACAGCACTGAAATCTGAGAGGAGAGCAGTGGGTGACCTATAGACAAATTTTCACATAGGATGCAGTATACAGAGCATTTTAGGCTGTGTGAAATGGGCCATCTCCTCCCCATTGCTCACTCTCTATAGTGAGGCAGTATGGCTCGTTGGTTGCCGCCCTCCCTAGCTaagaccaccacacccagcacatcCTGGTTGGCTTCTGCTTCCAGTTCAGCTTCTGCTCTCATCCCAGAGTTCTTTCGTGGCAGTTCCACCAGGGGGAGCCCTTGCAGGTCTTCTTCCCTCTGACCCAGGGCTGGGGCCTCCTCTGGCCATCTTACCAACCCATTGGCTTCCTCCACGTGGCCAGCTCTGTAAGACCATCGAGGCTCATGACAGCGGATGCACCAGAACTGGAGGCAGATGAAGGCCAACACTGCAGTGAAGCAGGCCAGCAGGATGGCCATCAGCACCCAAAGGGAAATTTGGGGGTCCACCAGGGAGCCCCC containing:
- the Fndc9 gene encoding fibronectin type III domain-containing protein 9, with the protein product MNIEVGNVSYTGAIVSWSTSEPCVEDYYHIMYRPNWNSIFSSYLRYSFHHEERVPRTITSVALEHLAPSTLYFLCISCKKAAVPYSHYCTMFHTLDKSPLAAGGSLVDPQISLWVLMAILLACFTAVLAFICLQFWCIRCHEPRWSYRAGHVEEANGLVRWPEEAPALGQREEDLQGLPLVELPRKNSGMRAEAELEAEANQDVLGVVVLAREGGNQRAILPHYRE